One segment of Nostoc flagelliforme CCNUN1 DNA contains the following:
- a CDS encoding tellurite resistance TerB family protein: MGLFDAVLGTESQTQTALNPAEAFAVIVLAATASDGYLSVEQANSITFVLSQMKLFKSYPHETMNKLFEKILGILEGDGFNTLFNAAKDSLSQDLREAAFAVATDLVLAEGIVAEEEKNFLNDLYQALGVSSEIAVQIVQVILIKNRG; the protein is encoded by the coding sequence ATGGGTCTATTTGACGCTGTGTTGGGTACAGAAAGCCAAACCCAAACAGCACTCAATCCAGCGGAGGCTTTTGCTGTCATTGTTTTGGCGGCAACAGCGTCAGACGGTTATCTTTCTGTTGAGCAAGCAAATTCTATCACTTTTGTACTGTCTCAAATGAAACTTTTTAAAAGTTATCCCCATGAGACGATGAACAAGCTGTTTGAGAAAATCTTGGGCATTCTCGAAGGGGATGGCTTTAATACTTTATTTAATGCAGCCAAAGATTCTCTATCTCAAGACTTGCGGGAAGCAGCCTTTGCAGTAGCTACCGATCTAGTTCTAGCTGAAGGTATCGTAGCTGAAGAAGAAAAAAACTTCTTAAATGATTTATATCAAGCTTTAGGTGTTTCTAGTGAGATAGCAGTACAAATTGTGCAAGTAATCTTAATTAAAAACCGGGGATAG
- a CDS encoding ShlB/FhaC/HecB family hemolysin secretion/activation protein, which yields MLLLLSSITSSPVKAQAVDTTQLPPGNSIPQQLPPPQDVQPPSPSPVPSPELPQPLPPPAELFPPSAPNLTPEEPLPGNFPQNIVVERFEVVGSTVFSPEELALATAEFTKRPISLTEVYQARSKITDLYVQNGYITSGAYIPPQTIQSGVVKIQVVEGKLEDIQVTGTRRLNPNYVRSRLAIATSAPLNRQRLLEALQLLQLNPLIQNVSAELSAGSRSGASLLEVKISEAKTFSSPIVLDNGRSPSVGSFRRGLRLNEANLLGLGDALSVGYTNTDGSNSFDASYTLPLNPRNGTLTFNYGTTSSNIIEPAFTALDIESASRYYELTFRQPIVQTPTQEFALGLTASRRESEASYFPFRVVRLAFPGLGADEQGRTRVSALRFFQEWISRNSREVIALRSQFSLGIDVLNPTINQNLPDSRFFAWQGQAQWARLLAPETLLLLRLNTQLAFTTLLPIEQIGLGGQDSVRGYRQDYLLTDNGTFVSAEVQVPILRLPQIDSILQVVPFVDFGVGWNSSSATNPNPAPNTLAAVGLGLRWSQGDRFTVRLDWGIPLVSVNSNDRTLQENGLYFSLFYNPF from the coding sequence ATGCTTCTATTACTCAGCAGCATAACTTCTAGTCCAGTGAAAGCTCAAGCTGTTGATACTACACAATTACCACCTGGTAACTCTATCCCACAACAACTCCCACCACCACAGGATGTCCAACCACCCTCACCTTCGCCAGTTCCCTCACCTGAACTACCACAGCCACTTCCCCCACCAGCAGAACTATTTCCACCTTCTGCCCCAAATCTCACACCTGAGGAACCACTCCCTGGCAACTTTCCTCAAAATATTGTTGTTGAACGGTTTGAAGTTGTTGGTAGCACAGTCTTCAGTCCCGAAGAGTTAGCCCTCGCCACTGCTGAATTTACCAAACGACCGATCTCACTGACTGAAGTGTATCAAGCACGTTCTAAAATTACTGATTTATACGTCCAAAATGGTTACATTACTTCTGGTGCTTATATCCCGCCCCAAACAATCCAATCCGGTGTTGTAAAAATTCAGGTGGTCGAAGGTAAATTAGAAGATATCCAGGTAACTGGAACTCGGCGGTTGAATCCGAATTATGTCCGCAGCCGACTAGCAATAGCTACATCAGCACCTCTGAATCGGCAACGTCTACTAGAGGCACTGCAACTTTTGCAACTTAATCCTTTGATTCAAAACGTCTCTGCTGAACTCTCAGCAGGATCACGGAGTGGTGCAAGTCTTTTAGAAGTCAAGATCAGCGAGGCTAAAACCTTTAGTAGCCCAATAGTTCTTGATAATGGGCGATCGCCTAGTGTTGGCAGTTTCCGACGCGGATTACGATTGAATGAAGCCAACTTATTAGGACTGGGAGATGCTTTGAGTGTAGGTTACACTAATACTGATGGTAGTAACTCCTTTGACGCCAGCTACACATTGCCTCTTAATCCCCGTAACGGAACGCTTACCTTCAACTATGGCACTACGTCGAGTAATATCATTGAACCTGCTTTCACGGCTTTAGATATCGAATCGGCATCTCGCTATTACGAATTGACATTCCGTCAGCCTATAGTTCAAACTCCTACACAAGAATTCGCCCTTGGGTTGACAGCTTCCCGACGCGAAAGTGAAGCCTCCTATTTCCCCTTCAGAGTAGTACGACTAGCTTTCCCCGGTTTAGGTGCTGATGAACAGGGACGCACTAGGGTATCTGCCTTGCGATTTTTTCAAGAATGGATCAGTCGTAACAGCCGTGAAGTCATCGCCCTACGCTCTCAATTTAGTTTGGGTATAGATGTGTTGAATCCCACGATTAATCAAAATCTTCCCGATAGCCGTTTTTTTGCTTGGCAGGGGCAAGCGCAGTGGGCACGCCTTTTAGCTCCTGAAACTTTACTTTTACTTCGTTTAAATACGCAACTAGCATTCACAACGCTCTTACCTATAGAGCAAATTGGCTTAGGTGGACAGGATAGCGTTCGGGGCTACCGCCAAGATTATTTGCTCACAGATAATGGCACTTTTGTTTCTGCGGAAGTTCAAGTACCGATTCTGCGCTTACCCCAGATAGATAGCATATTACAGGTTGTCCCGTTTGTAGATTTTGGTGTTGGCTGGAATAGTTCTAGTGCAACAAACCCGAACCCCGCCCCTAATACTCTAGCTGCTGTTGGTCTGGGCTTGCGTTGGTCACAAGGCGATCGCTTTACCGTTCGTCTTGACTGGGGCATTCCTTTAGTATCTGTTAACTCGAATGATAGAACATTACAAGAAAACGGACTGTACTTTAGCTTATTTTATAATCCTTTTTAA
- a CDS encoding EAL domain-containing protein → MLGNEREKIRHLLVIQDLQGRRTVPLRETTYSLGRHPANTIILSSRSVSMQHAILLRVTVPETDQYGFQIIDGNYKGKGSTNGLFVNGTKCFSHNLRNGDVIAFGSNQAQAKYYAISNISEEAFSESFDVEDLSGFLSEQGSPANPFQTLAIDPSFEVASESALARLASFPELIPNPIIEMDLEGRVTYLNPAAALKFPKLREIGIKHPILTGLLSTVKNLEKNSFVREVEVGTEVFEQSVLYLPESDLIRTFIIRDITEQKQATAELRQRDRLLQAVAEAANYLLGEMNYETGIDRALALVGEAAKADRAYLFQNHSHPATGEIAVSLRFEWTHLSIESAYQYWQNQPYQDSGLARWYAVLSSGQSISGLTQQFPAAEQEFLIRDGIQSLLLVPLCLEKEFWGYLGLADCTFERHWSKHEESTLLTMAASIIGARQRQQVEEKIRYQALHDMLTGLPNRLLFNELLNKTLPNATRNGESLAVIFLDLDRFKVINDTLGHTLGDQLLQSVAQRLQGSLRGGDTIARWGGDEFTILLPRVNDTEEVTLVAYRILQALEDAFHLQGHELYVTASLGIALLDNNSPDAETLIQHADAALYYAKDKGRNNYQFYSVSLSAKNPELLTLEKSLRYALERNEFTLYYQPRVNIATEEITGMEALLRWQHPEMGLVAPSVFIPLVEESGLIVPIGEWVLRTACIQNKIWQDAGFPPITMAVNLSLKQFRQPKLVETIATVLEQTGLEPHFLELEIMETTAIEDLDFTRTVLEDLQQMGVYISIDDFGTGHSSLSRLQLLPLHNLKIDKSFIQYLTQDAKVAHIIKAIVTLGHSLGLKLIAEGVEKKEELEFLKSINCEDVQGFLFYRPLSVQKATEIFESKRPTL, encoded by the coding sequence ATGCTAGGAAACGAGCGGGAAAAAATACGCCATCTGTTGGTCATCCAAGACCTGCAAGGCCGGCGAACTGTCCCCTTGCGAGAGACTACTTATTCTCTGGGGCGGCATCCCGCAAACACTATTATCTTGTCTTCCCGGTCAGTATCAATGCAACATGCAATTTTATTGCGAGTAACTGTTCCAGAGACTGATCAATATGGCTTCCAGATTATTGATGGCAACTATAAGGGAAAAGGGAGTACTAATGGCTTATTTGTCAATGGCACTAAATGCTTCTCCCATAATCTCAGAAATGGAGATGTCATTGCCTTTGGCAGTAATCAAGCTCAAGCTAAATATTATGCTATTTCCAACATTTCAGAAGAAGCATTTTCTGAATCTTTTGATGTTGAAGACTTATCTGGTTTCCTATCAGAGCAAGGCAGTCCTGCCAATCCTTTTCAAACTTTAGCTATCGATCCCAGCTTTGAAGTAGCTAGTGAGTCTGCTCTAGCTCGCCTAGCATCCTTCCCTGAACTTATCCCCAATCCAATCATTGAGATGGATTTGGAGGGAAGAGTCACTTATCTTAATCCAGCCGCAGCTCTCAAGTTCCCCAAACTTAGGGAAATTGGAATAAAACACCCGATTTTAACAGGACTCCTGAGTACAGTTAAGAATCTAGAAAAAAATTCTTTTGTGCGGGAAGTGGAAGTAGGTACAGAAGTTTTTGAACAATCCGTTCTCTATCTTCCTGAAAGTGATTTAATTAGAACTTTTATTATTAGGGATATTACAGAGCAAAAACAAGCCACAGCCGAACTACGTCAGCGCGATCGCTTGCTACAAGCTGTTGCAGAAGCTGCCAATTATTTGCTAGGGGAAATGAATTACGAAACTGGTATTGATCGAGCTCTAGCTTTAGTGGGTGAAGCTGCCAAAGCAGATCGTGCCTATCTCTTTCAGAACCATTCCCATCCTGCTACAGGGGAAATAGCAGTCAGCCTGCGGTTTGAATGGACACATCTTTCTATTGAATCTGCTTACCAATATTGGCAGAATCAGCCTTATCAAGATTCTGGATTAGCTCGTTGGTACGCTGTTCTCTCTAGTGGCCAGTCGATTAGCGGACTCACGCAACAATTTCCTGCCGCCGAACAAGAATTCCTGATTCGAGATGGCATTCAATCCCTTCTCCTGGTACCTCTTTGCTTGGAGAAAGAGTTCTGGGGTTACCTTGGCTTGGCAGACTGCACCTTTGAGCGTCATTGGTCAAAGCACGAAGAATCTACCCTTTTGACGATGGCCGCCAGTATCATTGGTGCGCGGCAGCGTCAGCAAGTAGAAGAAAAGATTCGCTATCAAGCCCTACATGACATGCTGACAGGGTTGCCCAATCGTCTACTATTTAATGAGCTGCTTAATAAAACTCTCCCTAACGCCACTCGGAATGGTGAAAGTTTAGCTGTGATCTTCCTCGATCTGGATCGCTTCAAAGTGATTAATGACACTCTGGGGCACACTCTGGGAGACCAATTGTTACAAAGCGTCGCTCAAAGATTACAAGGCTCACTCAGAGGCGGAGACACTATAGCCCGTTGGGGAGGTGATGAGTTCACTATCTTACTCCCACGAGTCAATGATACTGAAGAGGTAACACTGGTAGCGTATAGAATATTACAAGCATTGGAGGATGCTTTTCATCTCCAAGGGCATGAACTTTATGTGACTGCCAGCCTCGGTATTGCGTTGCTTGATAACAACAGTCCTGACGCCGAAACACTAATCCAGCATGCAGATGCCGCTTTGTACTATGCCAAAGATAAAGGGCGGAATAACTACCAATTCTACAGTGTTTCCCTAAGTGCGAAAAATCCTGAACTCCTGACTTTAGAAAAGAGCTTGCGCTATGCCCTAGAACGCAATGAATTTACGCTGTATTATCAGCCTCGTGTAAACATTGCCACAGAAGAAATTACTGGTATGGAGGCTCTATTGCGTTGGCAGCACCCAGAGATGGGATTGGTCGCACCCAGTGTTTTCATTCCCCTGGTCGAAGAAAGTGGATTAATTGTCCCCATCGGCGAATGGGTGCTGCGGACAGCCTGTATTCAAAATAAAATTTGGCAAGATGCAGGATTTCCACCCATAACGATGGCTGTCAATCTCTCTCTTAAGCAGTTCCGCCAACCCAAATTGGTGGAGACTATAGCTACAGTTTTAGAACAAACGGGTTTGGAGCCGCACTTTTTAGAATTAGAAATTATGGAAACCACAGCCATTGAGGATTTAGATTTTACCAGAACGGTGTTAGAGGATCTACAGCAGATGGGTGTTTACATCTCCATTGATGACTTTGGTACGGGTCATTCCTCGCTCTCGCGTCTACAGCTTTTGCCACTCCACAATCTGAAAATAGATAAATCTTTTATTCAATATTTGACGCAGGATGCCAAAGTAGCTCATATTATCAAGGCGATAGTTACCTTGGGACACAGCTTGGGATTGAAGTTGATAGCCGAAGGGGTAGAAAAAAAAGAGGAACTGGAGTTTTTGAAATCTATTAATTGTGAGGATGTACAGGGCTTTTTATTCTACCGGCCACTTTCTGTCCAGAAAGCAACTGAAATCTTTGAGAGTAAACGACCAACGCTCTAG
- a CDS encoding bluetail domain-containing putative surface protein, with protein sequence MTSTTNYTYDANGKLIAQSIDSNSDGITDSVITYSYNLTFSGFYSSGDDIPDFYVRTFTYYANGYLNKESNSSDYNGDGIADRFETSTYDAKGQLISSRVDSNGDGIAEYGQIYIYDANGTKTYESPNNKDNRTVLTEIYGRTSASYDFNNDGAIDAVGIYSYDFSGNLKSQEIDNNNDGIIDELTAYSYDANGKLTAQVVDKNNDGIANEITTYNYNPDGKLTSADIDHNHDGIIDAVASYLYDANDQLISTTTNDANVPNKTLNGGNCVDKLFGRVANDKISGKNGNDQLFGLAGNDKLVGGNGNDILNGGAGNDILTGGNGADKFVFNSLSDSLLSGFDRITDLNIGEDKIDGLNALSAANLVQLGTVASLNIVDIQQVLTTTAFVTEAAATFTFGTGNNRRTFLALNDNTNGFSALTDGVIEISGYKGNLTNLAIV encoded by the coding sequence ATGACATCAACCACAAATTATACTTACGATGCCAATGGCAAACTGATAGCCCAGAGCATAGATAGCAACAGTGATGGGATAACAGACTCAGTTATTACCTACAGTTATAACCTGACATTCTCTGGTTTTTACTCCAGCGGAGACGATATCCCTGATTTTTATGTAAGAACTTTTACTTACTATGCCAATGGGTATTTAAACAAGGAATCCAATAGCTCTGACTACAACGGCGACGGCATCGCTGATAGGTTTGAAACCTCTACTTATGATGCCAAAGGCCAGTTGATATCCTCTAGGGTTGACAGTAACGGCGACGGCATCGCTGAATATGGCCAAATTTATATTTATGATGCCAACGGCACCAAGACATACGAAAGTCCTAACAATAAAGACAATCGCACAGTTTTAACCGAAATATATGGACGCACATCCGCCAGTTATGACTTCAACAATGATGGTGCCATTGATGCGGTTGGCATCTACAGCTACGATTTTAGCGGCAACCTGAAATCGCAGGAGATTGACAATAATAATGATGGCATCATTGATGAGCTAACTGCTTATAGTTACGATGCTAATGGCAAACTCACTGCACAGGTAGTTGACAAAAACAATGATGGTATCGCTAATGAGATTACGACTTACAACTATAATCCCGATGGCAAACTGACTTCCGCAGATATTGATCATAATCATGATGGCATCATTGATGCAGTTGCCAGTTATCTGTACGATGCTAATGATCAACTGATCAGCACAACCACCAACGATGCAAATGTACCAAACAAAACTTTAAACGGTGGCAATTGTGTAGATAAACTTTTTGGTCGGGTTGCCAATGACAAAATTTCTGGTAAAAACGGCAACGATCAACTATTTGGATTAGCTGGAAATGACAAATTAGTTGGTGGTAACGGTAATGACATCCTCAACGGCGGCGCTGGTAATGATATCCTTACAGGCGGTAATGGCGCTGATAAGTTTGTATTTAACAGCCTGAGTGATTCACTGCTGTCTGGCTTTGATAGAATTACTGACCTCAATATCGGTGAAGATAAAATTGATGGTCTGAATGCACTTTCAGCCGCTAATTTGGTTCAACTCGGCACTGTTGCAAGTTTAAATATTGTGGATATACAACAGGTATTGACTACAACTGCCTTTGTTACTGAAGCTGCGGCAACTTTTACCTTTGGTACGGGCAATAATAGGCGGACTTTTCTGGCACTCAATGATAATACAAATGGATTTTCTGCTCTCACAGATGGTGTGATTGAGATTAGTGGCTACAAAGGTAACTTAACTAACTTAGCCATTGTCTAA
- a CDS encoding SWIM zinc finger family protein, translating into MSIPQISEFTIRRHANAKSFQRGEAYYEAGAVNTVTQRGDLLQADVVGSEAKPYHVNLSFDSSGLTSVNCTCAYNFDGWCKHIVATMLVCARNPENIEQRPTLEELLNRLDHIQTQRLLQELVTEHPPLIEAIDRHVSWMTNSTDKQTTTKSLLHITIDPAPFRRQVRQILKDTVRYFEEGCEEDPIGEELLSVVQTAVDFSERGEGENAIAILEAITSTCVENWDDVAEYGAENDELIGELNNAWCEAILSAELTPEEKVDIQINLEAWQDEWNVDFGMIMEALRQGWDYPPLVLVLDGNISERGAWEEDVPDYADDLAIIRLKILERQERYQEYLYLAEAEGQTQQYLTMLGRLGRVEEAIDAAQTQMNSMEEAFALAKTLSVQGALQQALNIAQNGLNLPGNCQYELGLWTSDLAIELGNSEAALLAIKAAFKVKPSFFNYQKMAELAGENWESVKTDLLRIIRSDSGGGTESAKIDIFLHEGLIDDAIVIASELSSNYSELIYRVMDAAIPHNPSWVIANARRRAEKIMDAGKAEYYYYAVEWLKKTRNAYLKSGKKGDWLTYRQNLMQTHARKRKLMGMFQQRDMQ; encoded by the coding sequence ATGTCTATTCCCCAAATTAGTGAATTTACTATCCGCCGTCATGCCAACGCCAAATCTTTCCAACGGGGCGAGGCATACTATGAGGCTGGTGCTGTCAATACAGTTACCCAACGTGGTGATTTGCTTCAGGCAGATGTTGTAGGCAGTGAAGCCAAACCTTATCATGTCAACCTGAGTTTCGATAGCAGTGGGTTAACCTCAGTAAACTGCACCTGTGCCTACAACTTTGACGGGTGGTGCAAACACATTGTAGCGACGATGCTTGTTTGTGCGCGTAACCCAGAAAACATTGAACAGCGCCCTACCCTAGAAGAACTACTTAATCGCTTAGATCATATCCAAACTCAAAGGCTTCTGCAAGAGTTAGTAACAGAACACCCACCACTAATTGAGGCGATTGACCGCCATGTAAGTTGGATGACCAATTCTACTGACAAGCAAACAACCACAAAATCCTTGCTCCACATTACTATTGATCCGGCTCCCTTTCGGCGGCAAGTGCGGCAGATTCTCAAGGATACCGTGCGCTACTTTGAGGAAGGGTGCGAAGAAGACCCAATTGGTGAAGAATTGCTGAGTGTAGTGCAAACTGCGGTAGATTTTAGCGAACGGGGAGAGGGTGAGAATGCGATCGCTATTTTAGAAGCGATTACCTCTACCTGTGTGGAAAATTGGGATGATGTTGCAGAATACGGTGCCGAAAATGATGAACTTATCGGGGAATTAAATAATGCCTGGTGTGAGGCAATTCTCAGTGCTGAACTCACCCCAGAAGAAAAAGTTGACATTCAAATAAATTTGGAAGCCTGGCAAGATGAGTGGAATGTTGATTTTGGCATGATTATGGAGGCTTTACGCCAAGGTTGGGATTATCCACCACTGGTGCTAGTTCTCGATGGTAATATTAGCGAAAGGGGAGCTTGGGAAGAAGACGTGCCAGACTACGCGGATGATTTGGCAATAATTCGGTTAAAAATCCTCGAACGTCAGGAACGTTACCAAGAATACTTATATTTAGCAGAAGCGGAAGGGCAAACCCAGCAGTATCTGACAATGCTAGGGCGTTTAGGCAGGGTAGAAGAAGCAATTGATGCTGCTCAAACCCAGATGAACTCAATGGAAGAGGCTTTTGCTCTAGCGAAAACACTCAGCGTTCAAGGGGCATTACAGCAAGCACTAAATATAGCCCAAAATGGATTAAATTTACCGGGTAATTGTCAGTACGAATTAGGACTTTGGACAAGTGATTTGGCTATTGAGTTGGGTAATAGTGAAGCTGCTTTATTAGCAATCAAGGCGGCTTTTAAAGTGAAGCCCTCCTTTTTTAACTACCAGAAGATGGCAGAATTGGCTGGGGAAAATTGGGAAAGTGTCAAAACAGACCTGCTGAGAATTATCCGTAGTGATAGTGGTGGGGGAACAGAATCAGCCAAGATAGATATATTCTTGCATGAGGGGCTAATTGATGATGCAATTGTGATCGCTAGTGAACTCAGTTCTAATTATTCAGAATTGATTTACCGAGTCATGGATGCTGCTATCCCTCACAATCCTAGTTGGGTGATTGCTAATGCTCGTCGCCGTGCCGAAAAGATTATGGATGCAGGTAAAGCCGAATACTACTACTACGCAGTTGAATGGTTGAAAAAGACACGTAACGCCTACTTGAAATCTGGTAAGAAAGGTGACTGGTTAACCTATCGCCAAAACTTGATGCAAACCCACGCACGTAAACGTAAATTGATGGGAATGTTTCAGCAAAGAGATATGCAGTAA
- a CDS encoding histone deacetylase family protein yields MLPVIYSDEFLDHKTGKYHPERPERLSAIATALKAATFADKIDWRSPTPSSEQPSLMSVLVRAHSPAYIKKLWQIASSGGGPLDGDTPVSPRSYDVALLAVSAWLDGVEAVLKSANPAFVLARPPGHHAESDAGMGFCLFSNAAIAALFALEQPGINRVAILDWDVHHGNGTQAIIETQARIAYCSLHQYPCYPGTGRATERGFHNNVLNLPVPPGSDIAVYQPLFEKQVVPFLANFQADLLIVSAGYDGNAADPLASINLQPEDYALFTDYCLGITRKILFGLEGGYDFGSLSQSVVATIEHCLL; encoded by the coding sequence ATGCTGCCAGTCATCTATTCCGACGAATTTTTAGATCACAAGACTGGAAAATACCATCCTGAAAGACCAGAACGTTTAAGTGCGATCGCTACTGCCCTAAAGGCAGCTACATTCGCAGATAAAATTGACTGGCGATCGCCTACACCATCATCAGAACAGCCATCGCTGATGTCTGTATTAGTTAGAGCACATAGCCCAGCCTACATCAAAAAACTTTGGCAAATCGCTTCTAGTGGCGGCGGCCCTTTGGATGGAGATACGCCAGTTTCTCCTCGCAGTTATGATGTGGCATTGTTGGCAGTCAGTGCATGGTTGGATGGTGTTGAGGCTGTATTAAAGTCGGCTAATCCAGCTTTTGTACTGGCGCGTCCCCCAGGACATCATGCAGAAAGTGATGCGGGGATGGGCTTTTGCCTATTTTCTAATGCTGCGATCGCAGCTTTATTTGCCCTCGAACAACCCGGAATTAACCGCGTCGCCATCCTCGATTGGGATGTACATCACGGCAATGGTACTCAAGCGATCATTGAAACCCAAGCACGCATCGCCTACTGTTCCCTACATCAGTATCCCTGCTATCCCGGTACTGGAAGAGCGACAGAACGCGGCTTTCATAATAATGTATTAAATTTACCTGTACCCCCTGGTAGTGATATTGCAGTATATCAGCCACTATTTGAAAAACAGGTCGTACCCTTTTTAGCTAACTTTCAGGCGGATTTGCTGATTGTGAGTGCTGGTTATGATGGCAATGCCGCAGATCCTTTAGCAAGTATCAATTTGCAGCCAGAAGACTACGCTTTATTTACTGATTATTGTCTAGGGATAACTCGTAAAATTCTGTTTGGCTTAGAAGGTGGTTACGACTTCGGCTCTCTTTCTCAATCAGTCGTAGCGACAATTGAACATTGTTTACTTTAG
- a CDS encoding GNAT family N-acetyltransferase codes for MRYLTFGPNSEEDTKNFLQKEILLQGEEPRQHFALAVTLKAQKQLIGICRISTLDADNKIGSIGYCFSKKFWGEGYATEAVKAVVSFGFQQLGLHRIFATSSQKTLPQHELCKKLECSRKDICENTIGLRENGETLGYMPSLSMNGEASTK; via the coding sequence GTGCGTTATTTGACTTTTGGCCCTAATAGCGAAGAAGATACCAAAAATTTTTTGCAAAAAGAGATTTTATTGCAAGGGGAAGAACCCCGTCAGCATTTTGCCTTGGCAGTGACTTTAAAAGCCCAAAAGCAATTAATTGGTATTTGTCGAATTTCTACTCTAGATGCTGATAACAAAATAGGCTCTATTGGATACTGTTTTAGTAAGAAATTTTGGGGAGAAGGATATGCAACTGAAGCTGTAAAAGCAGTTGTATCATTTGGTTTTCAGCAGTTAGGCTTACATCGCATTTTTGCGACTTCAAGCCAGAAAACATTGCCTCAGCACGAGTTATGCAAAAAATTGGAATGCAGCAGGAAGGATATTTGCGAGAACACCATTGGATTAAGGGAGAATGGCGAGACTCTTGGCTATATGCCATCCTTGAGCATGAATGGAGAAGCGTCAACTAAGTAG
- a CDS encoding UDP-N-acetylmuramoyl-tripeptide--D-alanyl-D-alanine ligase, translated as MHCSATLTQLVEVLLANPINLSENALKQVSYGIQTDSRTLKPGEVFLALRGDKFDGHEFVQTAIAKGAIVAIVDFEYENAGLPVLQVKDTLKAYQQIGRWWRDRFNIPVIGVTGSVGKTTTKELIAAVLGTKGRVHKTYGNYNNEIGVPKTLLELGAENDYAVIEMAMRGRGQIAELTQIARPTIGVITNVGTAHIELLGSEEAIAEAKCELLAEMSADSVAILNQDNPLLMATAAKFWHGEVLTYGFSGGDIQGQLIDNDTVEVAGIQLPLPLPGRHNATNFLAALAVAKVLGIDWASLKAGVMVDMPTGRSQRFTLANDVVILDETYNAAPEAMIAALQLLADTPGKRKIAVLGAMKELGERSQQLHQRVGETVRKLNLDGLLVLVDGQDAEAIAISAEGIPSECFATHADLVARLKTFMQAGDRLLFKAAHSVGLDRVVNQLRAEFSR; from the coding sequence ATGCATTGTTCTGCCACCCTAACCCAACTGGTTGAAGTTCTTTTGGCCAATCCTATAAACTTATCTGAAAATGCTTTAAAACAAGTAAGTTACGGTATACAAACAGATAGCCGTACCCTAAAGCCAGGTGAAGTATTTCTAGCTTTACGAGGCGATAAGTTTGATGGACATGAATTTGTGCAAACAGCGATCGCCAAGGGTGCAATAGTGGCAATTGTGGATTTTGAATACGAAAATGCAGGACTTCCTGTATTACAAGTAAAAGACACCCTCAAAGCATATCAGCAAATTGGCAGATGGTGGCGCGATCGCTTTAACATCCCTGTAATCGGTGTAACAGGTTCCGTAGGTAAAACTACAACTAAAGAATTAATTGCCGCAGTTTTAGGAACAAAGGGGCGAGTTCATAAAACTTATGGAAATTACAATAACGAAATCGGTGTCCCGAAAACTCTCCTAGAACTTGGTGCAGAAAATGACTACGCCGTGATTGAAATGGCGATGCGGGGTAGGGGACAAATTGCCGAACTGACGCAAATAGCACGTCCAACAATTGGAGTGATTACCAATGTCGGGACAGCACATATTGAATTACTGGGTTCGGAAGAAGCGATCGCTGAAGCAAAATGTGAGTTATTAGCGGAAATGTCTGCTGATAGTGTGGCAATTCTCAACCAAGACAATCCTTTATTAATGGCCACGGCAGCAAAATTTTGGCACGGAGAAGTTTTAACTTACGGCTTTTCTGGTGGGGATATCCAAGGGCAATTAATTGATAACGACACTGTAGAAGTTGCCGGAATCCAACTACCTCTACCTTTACCTGGTCGTCACAATGCAACTAATTTCTTGGCAGCTTTAGCGGTGGCAAAGGTGTTGGGGATCGATTGGGCAAGCCTCAAAGCAGGTGTAATGGTGGATATGCCCACAGGGCGATCGCAGCGATTTACCTTAGCCAACGATGTGGTAATCTTAGATGAAACTTATAATGCTGCACCAGAAGCTATGATAGCAGCCTTGCAATTATTGGCAGACACACCCGGAAAACGGAAGATTGCCGTGTTAGGTGCAATGAAAGAATTGGGAGAGCGATCGCAGCAGTTGCACCAGCGAGTGGGAGAAACAGTGCGAAAGTTGAATTTAGACGGCTTGTTGGTTTTGGTAGATGGACAAGATGCCGAGGCGATCGCTATTAGTGCCGAAGGTATCCCATCGGAGTGCTTTGCAACTCATGCTGATTTGGTGGCTAGGTTGAAGACATTTATGCAAGCAGGCGATCGTTTATTATTCAAAGCCGCCCATTCTGTGGGACTAGATCGGGTAGTTAATCAGTTACGTGCAGAATTTTCCAGATGA